Proteins from one Microbacterium proteolyticum genomic window:
- a CDS encoding DNA topoisomerase IB, producing the protein MARLVRVRPYEDPGFRRVRSGSGFRFVDHTGAAVPEREADRARGLVIPPAWREVWIARQPNAHIQAVGTDEAGRRQYTYHADWSKRQDKGKYARALQLAEALPRARARVTQSLRRSDVDRERVLAVSFRLLDQVAPRVGNARYFVSNGSRGLTTLQRRDATVEGDLIRLSFPAKSGKRAELSLKDAEVAALMAELATGRSRAALLSYRRGRRRVPLTPGDVNAYVRSLTGGPFSAKDFRTLRGTILAAEALAEAGVAATKNERKKVELAAVRAAAAALGNTPAVARSSYIDPRVFSLYRRGHTMELGGSKDAAIRRLILGE; encoded by the coding sequence GTGGCGCGCCTCGTCCGGGTGCGGCCCTACGAGGACCCCGGCTTTCGTCGTGTCCGCTCCGGGTCCGGTTTTCGTTTCGTCGACCACACCGGGGCTGCCGTCCCCGAGCGGGAGGCGGATCGCGCCCGGGGGCTCGTCATCCCGCCCGCCTGGCGCGAGGTGTGGATCGCCCGCCAGCCGAACGCCCACATTCAGGCGGTGGGCACCGACGAGGCTGGGCGACGCCAGTACACGTATCACGCGGACTGGTCGAAGCGTCAGGACAAGGGCAAGTACGCTCGCGCCCTGCAACTGGCCGAGGCGCTGCCGCGGGCTCGCGCGCGCGTCACCCAGTCGCTGCGCCGCTCGGACGTCGACCGTGAGCGGGTGCTCGCGGTCTCGTTCCGCCTGCTCGACCAGGTCGCCCCGCGCGTGGGCAACGCCCGCTACTTCGTCAGCAACGGCAGCCGCGGGCTCACGACCCTCCAGCGCCGGGATGCCACGGTCGAGGGCGACCTCATCCGCCTGTCGTTCCCCGCGAAGAGCGGCAAGCGGGCCGAGCTCTCGCTGAAGGACGCCGAGGTCGCGGCGCTCATGGCGGAGCTCGCGACCGGTCGCTCGCGCGCGGCCCTCCTCAGCTACCGTCGGGGACGCCGTCGCGTTCCGCTCACGCCGGGCGACGTGAACGCGTACGTGCGGTCGCTCACCGGCGGCCCGTTCAGCGCGAAGGACTTCCGAACCCTGCGCGGCACGATCCTCGCCGCCGAGGCGCTCGCGGAGGCGGGCGTCGCCGCGACGAAGAACGAGCGCAAGAAGGTCGAGCTCGCCGCCGTGCGCGCGGCGGCCGCCGCCCTCGGCAACACGCCCGCGGTGGCCCGCTCGAGCTACATCGACCCGCGGGTGTTCTCGCTCTACCGTCGCGGCCACACGATGGAGCTGGGCGGATCGAAGGATGCCGCGATCCGCCGCCTCATCCTGGGCGAGTAG
- a CDS encoding metal-sensitive transcriptional regulator, with the protein MTETDAETIRKTANRLKRARGQLTAVIEAIEAGGDCRAVVTQLAAVSKAIDRAGFAVVSTAMRTCLTDDEAADREGDRLSLEDLEKLFLTLA; encoded by the coding sequence GTGACCGAGACGGACGCCGAGACCATCCGCAAGACCGCGAACCGCCTGAAGCGCGCCCGCGGCCAGCTCACCGCCGTCATCGAGGCGATCGAGGCCGGCGGCGACTGCCGCGCGGTCGTGACGCAGCTCGCGGCGGTCAGCAAGGCGATCGACCGGGCGGGATTCGCGGTGGTGAGCACCGCGATGCGGACGTGTCTCACCGACGACGAAGCCGCCGACCGAGAGGGCGACCGGCTCTCGCTCGAGGACCTCGAGAAGCTGTTCCTGACCCTGGCCTGA
- a CDS encoding PadR family transcriptional regulator: MSPVFSHGDLRLYILSLLAEAPRHGYDLMQALTERTGGTYSPSAGTIYPRLAKLEEEGLVTKTVDGRKTVYEITDAGRAEVTSREGDLEGIQAGLADSVRLIADEVRGSVRDAMRSLRADLAAASRDEREQADRAPAHDPRALSREQLHRADAAITEFRGRVRSELRSHVARGGELTASGVDAIESALQQASEAVARAVRG; this comes from the coding sequence ATGAGCCCCGTCTTCTCCCACGGCGATCTGCGCCTCTACATCCTCAGCCTGCTCGCCGAGGCCCCCCGCCACGGCTACGACCTCATGCAGGCGCTCACCGAGCGCACGGGCGGGACCTACTCGCCCTCGGCCGGCACGATCTACCCGCGCCTCGCGAAGCTCGAGGAGGAGGGTCTCGTCACCAAGACCGTCGACGGCCGCAAGACCGTCTACGAGATCACGGATGCCGGTCGCGCCGAGGTCACCTCCCGCGAGGGAGACCTCGAAGGCATCCAGGCGGGCCTCGCCGACAGCGTCCGCCTCATCGCCGACGAAGTCCGCGGGAGCGTCCGGGATGCCATGCGCAGCCTCCGCGCCGATCTCGCCGCCGCCTCGCGCGACGAACGCGAGCAGGCCGACAGGGCGCCCGCGCACGACCCGCGCGCGCTCAGCCGCGAACAGCTCCATCGCGCGGATGCCGCGATCACCGAGTTCCGCGGACGCGTCCGCTCCGAGCTGCGCTCGCACGTGGCTCGCGGGGGCGAGCTCACGGCATCCGGTGTGGATGCCATCGAGTCCGCGCTGCAGCAGGCGTCGGAGGCCGTCGCCCGCGCGGTGCGCGGCTGA
- a CDS encoding MFS transporter — protein MTPRRAGTVVWAAAAIVLLALTLRIAVASLSPLLTVISRDFPLPAAVVGLIGMAPPVAFALSAVVTPVIERRVGLERLVLIAAVAAAAALGLRAVAVDAWTLLAATAGVFAAVGVANVLIPAVVKKYFPERVGLMTTVYTTTMAVATFTPPLVAVPLAGAIGWRGSFAVWAFVAVVAVVPWVVTSLRARAGRGDAVEEPRASVLSRVVRVPQAWALVITFAVNSSVAYGMFAWLPTILIDTAGVDAATAGSLLALFSFMGLPVSLVVPLLAARLRRTTPFYVFAVASGLAGVAGLLFAPGAATVLWVVLIGLPPLMFPMVLVLFSLRTRSHETAVALSGFVQSLGYALAALVPLAIGVTHELTGGWTAGLLVVGGVIVLVVPAAVVVARSESIEEAWERRHGRAWDAG, from the coding sequence TTGACGCCCCGCCGCGCGGGGACGGTCGTGTGGGCGGCTGCGGCCATCGTGCTGCTCGCGTTGACGTTGCGCATCGCCGTGGCGTCCCTGTCGCCGCTGCTGACCGTCATCTCGCGTGACTTCCCTCTGCCGGCGGCGGTCGTGGGGCTCATCGGAATGGCGCCGCCCGTGGCCTTCGCGCTCTCGGCGGTCGTGACACCGGTCATCGAGCGTCGGGTCGGGCTGGAGCGCCTCGTCCTCATCGCCGCGGTGGCCGCGGCTGCGGCGCTGGGCCTGCGGGCGGTGGCGGTGGATGCCTGGACCCTCCTCGCCGCGACGGCGGGGGTGTTCGCGGCGGTCGGTGTCGCCAACGTGCTGATCCCGGCGGTGGTGAAAAAGTACTTCCCCGAGCGCGTCGGGCTGATGACCACGGTCTATACGACGACGATGGCGGTCGCCACCTTCACCCCGCCACTGGTCGCCGTGCCGCTCGCCGGAGCGATCGGGTGGCGCGGGTCGTTCGCGGTGTGGGCCTTCGTCGCGGTCGTCGCGGTCGTGCCCTGGGTGGTGACGAGCCTCCGGGCCCGGGCCGGACGCGGGGATGCCGTGGAAGAACCGCGTGCGTCGGTGCTCTCGCGTGTGGTGCGCGTGCCGCAGGCGTGGGCGCTCGTGATCACCTTCGCCGTCAACTCGTCGGTGGCGTACGGCATGTTCGCGTGGCTGCCGACGATCCTCATCGACACCGCCGGTGTCGACGCCGCCACCGCGGGGAGTCTGCTCGCGCTGTTCTCGTTCATGGGGCTGCCGGTATCGCTGGTGGTGCCGCTTCTCGCGGCACGCCTGCGGCGGACCACACCGTTCTACGTCTTCGCGGTCGCCAGCGGCCTCGCCGGGGTCGCCGGGCTGCTCTTCGCGCCGGGCGCCGCCACCGTGCTGTGGGTCGTCCTCATCGGACTCCCGCCGCTGATGTTCCCGATGGTGCTGGTGCTGTTCAGCCTGCGCACGCGGTCGCACGAGACGGCGGTCGCGCTGAGCGGGTTCGTGCAGAGCCTGGGCTACGCCCTGGCCGCGCTCGTTCCGCTCGCGATCGGAGTCACCCACGAACTGACCGGCGGATGGACCGCCGGACTGCTCGTCGTGGGCGGTGTCATCGTGCTCGTCGTCCCCGCGGCCGTCGTCGTGGCGCGCTCGGAATCGATCGAGGAGGCGTGGGAACGCCGCCACGGTCGAGCGTGGGACGCGGGCTAG
- a CDS encoding zinc-binding alcohol dehydrogenase: MTGGQPEWVIREDAAIPVLIALYLRQVCGIRSPEELPALRRVPGYDGVARPDDDQALLEREWREFWAMSVEPLAHPSPVPLELVEGFDDLLALPVGRAEALREAIAPHAAGALEFARSAHARYGAEGAARPGVSYRAYASAIAVHERRVGRRAHSFELNVQVLPLAQRGVWWIGSLTVAVTDGLRSDVVAFDAAIHPIIAELA, encoded by the coding sequence ATGACGGGCGGCCAGCCGGAGTGGGTGATCCGCGAGGATGCGGCGATTCCCGTGCTCATCGCGCTCTACCTCCGCCAGGTCTGCGGCATCCGCTCCCCCGAGGAGCTCCCCGCGCTGCGGAGGGTCCCGGGGTACGACGGCGTCGCCCGCCCCGACGACGATCAGGCGCTCCTCGAACGGGAGTGGCGGGAGTTCTGGGCGATGAGCGTCGAGCCGCTCGCGCACCCCTCGCCCGTCCCGCTCGAGCTGGTCGAGGGCTTCGACGACCTGTTGGCGCTGCCGGTCGGGCGGGCCGAGGCGTTGCGCGAGGCGATCGCACCGCACGCGGCCGGCGCTCTGGAGTTCGCCCGGTCCGCCCACGCGCGGTACGGAGCCGAGGGCGCCGCGCGTCCCGGCGTCTCGTATCGCGCCTACGCCAGCGCGATCGCCGTGCACGAGCGCCGGGTGGGTCGCCGCGCGCACTCGTTCGAATTGAACGTCCAGGTTCTTCCGCTGGCCCAGCGGGGGGTGTGGTGGATCGGCTCGCTCACCGTCGCGGTGACCGACGGACTGCGCAGCGACGTCGTCGCCTTCGACGCCGCGATCCACCCGATCATCGCCGAGCTGGCGTGA
- a CDS encoding universal stress protein yields MADDNPAPKRPGVVIAGVVPGQSPRVLRAAARQAALAGTDLIVAHVDTTRFVAFEDPDGYVSPSTVDVAGAAAKAALSEVQAAADAALVDAQVTWSVRQAIGDPALALIHLADELDASLLVVGTRKRGLGESLREFLTGSVAARLTHRQRRPVLVVPLGEPLAPDEELVWE; encoded by the coding sequence ATGGCAGACGACAACCCCGCCCCGAAGCGCCCCGGTGTCGTGATCGCGGGCGTCGTTCCGGGCCAGTCGCCGCGGGTCCTGCGGGCCGCCGCACGGCAGGCCGCGCTCGCGGGAACGGACCTGATCGTGGCGCACGTCGACACGACCCGTTTCGTCGCCTTCGAGGACCCCGACGGTTACGTGAGCCCCTCCACGGTCGACGTCGCGGGAGCGGCGGCCAAGGCGGCCCTCTCCGAGGTGCAGGCCGCGGCGGACGCCGCGCTGGTCGACGCGCAGGTGACGTGGTCGGTGCGGCAGGCGATCGGCGATCCCGCGCTCGCGCTGATCCACCTCGCGGACGAGCTGGACGCGTCGCTCCTCGTCGTCGGCACCCGCAAACGCGGGCTGGGGGAGTCGCTGCGCGAGTTCCTCACCGGGTCCGTCGCCGCGCGACTCACCCACCGGCAGCGTCGACCCGTGCTGGTCGTCCCGCTGGGTGAGCCGCTCGCACCCGACGAGGAGCTCGTCTGGGAGTGA
- a CDS encoding DUF4097 family beta strand repeat-containing protein translates to MAMEKWIVHPGETRVIDVDGLRELKIGLVGGQVDVIAHDDPGARIEVHGVTVKDLRIEMIDGRLEIDHPQLRWDNFLEVFRNFGAGGPKAEVSVAVPRTVALTLGVVSASALVSGLRTDAKLNTVSGDIMVDGLVGDVSLNAVSGDVQVRELQGALTANSVSGDIAVTGAVTKASVDTVAGALLVDSTGTVQSITLNSVSGSATIRLDRGLPANYVARSVSGRVQIDGSVRSGSGPTNYTGSTGALAGSFVDVRANTVSGEITVLRRGVSGLRPDELAEEEEW, encoded by the coding sequence ATCGCCATGGAGAAATGGATCGTCCACCCGGGCGAGACGCGCGTCATCGACGTCGACGGACTGCGGGAACTGAAGATCGGCCTCGTCGGGGGCCAGGTCGACGTGATCGCGCACGACGACCCGGGCGCCCGCATCGAGGTGCACGGCGTCACCGTGAAAGACCTGCGCATCGAGATGATCGACGGCCGGCTCGAGATCGACCACCCGCAGCTGCGGTGGGACAACTTCCTCGAGGTGTTCCGCAACTTCGGCGCCGGCGGCCCCAAGGCCGAGGTGAGCGTCGCCGTCCCGCGCACCGTCGCCCTCACCCTCGGCGTCGTCAGCGCGAGCGCGCTCGTCTCGGGACTCCGGACGGATGCCAAGCTCAACACCGTCTCGGGCGACATCATGGTCGACGGACTCGTCGGCGACGTGAGCCTCAACGCCGTCTCGGGCGACGTGCAGGTGCGCGAGCTCCAGGGCGCCCTCACCGCCAACAGCGTTTCGGGCGACATCGCCGTGACCGGCGCCGTCACGAAGGCCTCGGTCGACACCGTCGCGGGCGCTCTGCTGGTGGACTCGACCGGCACCGTGCAATCCATCACCCTGAACTCCGTCAGCGGTTCGGCCACGATCCGTCTCGACCGCGGCCTCCCCGCCAACTACGTCGCGCGGTCGGTGAGCGGGCGCGTGCAGATCGACGGCAGCGTGCGCTCGGGCTCGGGCCCGACCAACTACACCGGTTCGACCGGCGCCCTCGCGGGGTCGTTCGTCGACGTGCGGGCGAACACCGTCTCGGGCGAGATCACCGTCCTCCGCCGGGGCGTTTCGGGTCTGCGCCCCGACGAACTCGCCGAAGAGGAGGAGTGGTGA
- a CDS encoding sterol carrier family protein, protein MPPRRIETGDGRAALAAVAAGDAARTATATAVRYLLQLLVEKAPGNSVEMRVPPFGAVQVIEGPRHTRGTPPNVVETDAATWIAVATGAEDWADAAVSGRIVASGVRADLSALLPLRP, encoded by the coding sequence ATGCCTCCCCGCCGCATCGAGACCGGAGACGGCCGCGCGGCGCTCGCCGCGGTGGCCGCGGGTGACGCGGCCCGGACGGCGACCGCCACCGCCGTCCGATACCTGCTGCAACTGCTCGTGGAGAAGGCGCCGGGCAACTCGGTCGAGATGCGCGTCCCGCCGTTCGGCGCCGTCCAGGTGATCGAAGGACCCCGGCACACGCGCGGCACCCCGCCCAACGTCGTCGAGACCGACGCCGCCACGTGGATCGCCGTCGCCACGGGCGCGGAGGACTGGGCGGATGCCGCGGTCTCGGGGCGGATCGTCGCCTCCGGCGTCCGCGCCGACCTCAGCGCGCTGCTACCGCTGCGGCCGTGA
- the purM gene encoding phosphoribosylformylglycinamidine cyclo-ligase, which produces MASAPHENPYSAAGVDTAAGDLAVELMKSAVKRTHGPEVLGGVGGFAGLFDASALRDYARPLLATSTDGVGTKVAIAQAIDKHDTIGEDLVGMVVDDIVVVGARPLFMTDYIACGKVVPTRIADIVAGIARGCALTGTALVGGETAEHPGLLGIDDYDVAGAATGAVEADRVLGADRVRGGDVVLALASSGLHSNGYSLVRHIVAGRGIAYGAASAELGGTWGEALLEPTRLYTSPLLRLIDDAAVGVGIHSLSHVTGGGIAANLARVLPQNTWVDVDRSTWSPSPVFRVLADMGGLDLTATEGTWNLGIGFLAVVAPEVADAATAALRADGIDTWQVGVVRDDARPDGEFEQGAKGVDGGAVRLVGSYADAGFPANGAK; this is translated from the coding sequence GTGGCCTCTGCTCCCCACGAAAACCCCTACTCCGCTGCCGGCGTCGACACCGCCGCGGGTGATCTCGCCGTCGAACTGATGAAGTCGGCCGTCAAACGCACGCACGGCCCCGAGGTGCTCGGGGGAGTGGGTGGCTTCGCCGGCCTCTTCGACGCCTCCGCGTTGCGCGACTACGCGCGACCGCTGCTGGCGACCAGCACCGACGGCGTCGGAACGAAGGTCGCCATCGCCCAGGCGATCGACAAGCACGACACGATCGGCGAAGACCTCGTCGGCATGGTCGTCGACGACATCGTCGTGGTCGGTGCGCGGCCGCTCTTCATGACCGACTACATCGCGTGCGGCAAGGTCGTCCCCACCCGCATCGCCGACATCGTCGCCGGGATCGCGCGCGGCTGCGCGCTGACCGGCACGGCGCTCGTCGGCGGCGAGACGGCCGAGCACCCGGGCCTGCTCGGAATCGACGACTACGACGTCGCGGGCGCCGCGACCGGTGCGGTCGAGGCCGACCGCGTGCTCGGGGCCGACCGTGTCCGCGGTGGCGACGTCGTGCTCGCCCTCGCCTCCAGCGGTCTGCACTCCAACGGGTACTCCCTCGTGCGGCACATCGTCGCCGGCCGCGGCATCGCATACGGCGCGGCCTCCGCCGAGCTCGGCGGCACCTGGGGAGAGGCGCTGCTCGAGCCCACGCGCCTGTACACCTCGCCGCTGCTGCGTCTGATCGACGATGCGGCCGTGGGGGTCGGCATCCATTCGCTCAGCCACGTGACCGGCGGCGGCATCGCCGCGAACCTCGCCCGGGTGCTGCCGCAGAACACGTGGGTCGACGTCGACCGCTCGACGTGGAGCCCTTCGCCGGTGTTCCGCGTCCTGGCCGACATGGGCGGCCTCGACCTGACCGCGACCGAGGGGACGTGGAACCTCGGGATCGGCTTCCTGGCCGTCGTGGCCCCCGAAGTGGCGGATGCCGCGACCGCGGCGCTCCGGGCCGACGGCATCGACACCTGGCAGGTCGGTGTGGTGCGCGACGACGCGCGCCCCGACGGAGAGTTCGAACAGGGCGCGAAGGGCGTCGACGGAGGCGCGGTGCGCCTGGTCGGCTCGTACGCGGATGCCGGGTTCCCGGCGAACGGAGCGAAGTAA
- a CDS encoding DUF3073 domain-containing protein encodes MGRGRQKAKNTKIARELKYDTYSVNYSALERELGAPEPGEDAYVDKWADQYADEYEDEKA; translated from the coding sequence ATGGGGCGTGGCCGTCAGAAGGCGAAGAACACCAAGATCGCCCGTGAGCTGAAGTACGACACCTACTCGGTGAACTACTCCGCTCTCGAGCGCGAACTGGGTGCACCCGAACCGGGTGAGGACGCGTACGTCGACAAGTGGGCCGACCAGTACGCGGACGAGTACGAAGACGAGAAGGCCTAG
- a CDS encoding FAD-dependent oxidoreductase: MTAARTIIVGGVAGGMSAATRLRRLDDAREIIVIERGPHVSFANCGLPYYVGGEIEDRSALLLQTPQTLGARFGLDVRVRTEVVAIDRVARAVRVHDLATGADRTMTYDQLILSPGSVPVPPPPADEDSVPILTLRTIDDVDDIVARLDAGARRAVVAGGGFIGLEAVENLARRGIRVSLVHRGSHPFRPLDAEMAGPVIDELRRHDIDLHLADEITHVSATAVTLASGAQIETDLVIDARGTRPDTALAAAAGLALGPSGGIAVDPWQRTSDHRIFAVGDAVEKVDVVSGAPALVTMAGLANRHGRTAADVIALGTDAVDAADDATGLAILRVFDLVIATVGAGEARLRAEGRPHRVLHTHPTDHAGYFPGAERMSMKLLVGPSDDRILGAQIVGGRGVDRRIDVLSLAMQTGVSASRLSRLELAYAPPFGSAKDPVNQLGYVADNLRTGLTRAVQWHELAGVLAEGATLIDVRSPAEVAAGAIPGSTNIPLDDLRAGTTPLPDGPLVVHCQVGQRGHTAARLLAGAGRDVRNLDGGYLTWLAGRTVTEGTRS, translated from the coding sequence ATGACGGCCGCCCGCACGATCATCGTCGGCGGCGTGGCCGGAGGCATGTCCGCCGCCACCCGCCTGCGTCGACTCGACGACGCCCGCGAGATCATCGTCATCGAGCGCGGACCGCACGTGAGCTTCGCGAACTGCGGACTGCCGTACTACGTCGGCGGCGAGATCGAGGATCGATCCGCCCTCCTTCTGCAGACCCCGCAGACCCTCGGTGCCCGCTTCGGCCTCGACGTCCGCGTCCGCACCGAGGTGGTCGCCATCGATCGGGTCGCCCGGGCGGTGCGGGTTCACGACCTCGCCACGGGCGCGGATCGGACGATGACGTACGACCAACTGATCCTGTCGCCCGGGTCCGTGCCGGTCCCCCCTCCGCCGGCCGACGAGGACTCCGTTCCGATCCTGACGCTGCGCACCATCGACGACGTGGACGACATCGTCGCCCGACTCGACGCGGGCGCCCGGCGCGCGGTGGTCGCCGGCGGCGGCTTCATCGGGCTCGAGGCCGTCGAGAACCTCGCGCGCCGCGGCATCCGCGTCTCGCTCGTGCACCGCGGTTCGCACCCCTTCCGCCCTCTGGATGCCGAGATGGCGGGGCCCGTGATCGACGAGCTGCGGCGGCACGACATCGACCTTCACCTCGCGGACGAGATCACCCACGTCTCGGCGACCGCGGTGACGCTGGCCTCCGGCGCCCAGATCGAGACGGACCTCGTGATCGACGCGCGGGGGACTCGTCCCGACACCGCCCTCGCCGCGGCGGCGGGCCTCGCGCTCGGACCGAGCGGCGGCATCGCGGTCGACCCGTGGCAGCGCACCTCCGATCACCGGATCTTCGCCGTGGGCGACGCGGTCGAGAAGGTCGACGTCGTCTCGGGGGCACCGGCGCTGGTCACCATGGCGGGACTGGCCAATCGGCACGGGCGCACCGCCGCCGACGTCATCGCGCTCGGGACGGATGCCGTTGACGCCGCCGACGACGCGACCGGCCTGGCCATCCTGCGGGTGTTCGACCTCGTCATCGCCACCGTCGGGGCCGGAGAAGCACGCCTGCGCGCCGAGGGGCGACCGCACCGGGTGCTGCACACGCACCCCACCGACCACGCCGGCTACTTCCCCGGGGCCGAGCGCATGTCGATGAAGCTGCTCGTCGGCCCGAGCGATGACCGCATCCTGGGCGCGCAGATCGTCGGCGGGCGTGGCGTCGACCGACGCATCGACGTGCTGTCCCTGGCGATGCAGACCGGCGTCAGCGCTTCGCGTCTTTCCCGCCTCGAACTCGCCTACGCGCCGCCGTTCGGGTCGGCCAAAGACCCGGTCAACCAGCTGGGGTACGTCGCCGACAACCTCCGCACCGGCCTGACGCGCGCCGTGCAGTGGCACGAGCTCGCCGGCGTCCTGGCCGAGGGAGCGACCCTCATCGACGTGCGCTCCCCCGCCGAGGTCGCGGCGGGGGCGATCCCCGGCAGCACGAACATCCCGCTGGACGACCTCCGCGCGGGCACGACCCCGCTTCCGGACGGCCCGCTCGTCGTACACTGCCAGGTCGGACAGCGCGGACACACGGCCGCCCGGCTCCTCGCCGGGGCGGGGCGCGACGTCCGCAATCTCGACGGCGGCTACCTCACCTGGCTCGCCGGCCGCACCGTTACCGAAGGGACCCGCTCGTGA
- the purF gene encoding amidophosphoribosyltransferase, which yields MCGIVGMAGQGPVNQEIYDALLLLQHRGQDSTGMATAESSGVFHIHKARGQVREAFRTRDMRALLGDIGLGHVRYATKGTASNEEEAQPFYVNAPYGIVLVHNGNLTNTRELTRELFSKDRRHLNTSSDTELLVNILGSELQSEISGPDLDPAQVFRAVARVHERVEGSYATIALIAGYGLLAFRDPFGIRPLILGKRPAGGRDGREEWVVASESLVLENAGFEVVRDVEPGEAVFITLDGTLHAQQCARNPTLAPCSFEYVYLARPDSVMNGISVYEARLRMGERLADTIAKYTPHGSIDVVMPIPDSSRPAAMQVARKLGIEYREGFYKNRYVGRTFIMPGQAIRKKSVRQKLNAMSTEFQGKNVLLIDDSIVRGTTSREIIQMARDAGAKSVTFASAAPPVRYPHVYGINMPSRQELVAHGRTIPQIAEELGCDYLVYQEVEDLKAAIMEGTDLVDLDMSCFDGRYVTGTVSEEYLAWVEGSQES from the coding sequence ATGTGCGGCATCGTCGGCATGGCCGGGCAGGGCCCGGTCAACCAGGAGATCTACGACGCGCTCCTTCTCCTCCAGCACCGCGGGCAGGACTCCACGGGCATGGCCACCGCCGAGTCCAGCGGCGTGTTCCACATCCACAAGGCCCGCGGGCAGGTGCGCGAGGCGTTCCGTACGCGCGACATGCGCGCGCTGCTGGGCGACATCGGTCTCGGGCACGTGCGCTACGCCACGAAGGGCACGGCCTCCAACGAAGAAGAGGCGCAGCCCTTCTACGTCAACGCCCCGTACGGCATCGTGCTGGTGCACAACGGCAACCTCACCAACACGCGCGAGCTCACGCGCGAGCTGTTCAGCAAGGACCGCCGGCACCTGAACACCAGCAGCGACACCGAGCTGCTGGTGAACATCCTCGGCTCCGAGCTGCAGTCCGAGATCTCCGGCCCCGACCTCGACCCGGCGCAGGTGTTCCGCGCGGTCGCACGGGTGCACGAGCGCGTCGAGGGCTCGTACGCGACGATCGCGCTGATCGCCGGCTACGGCCTCCTCGCGTTCCGCGACCCCTTCGGCATCCGTCCCCTCATCCTCGGCAAGCGCCCGGCGGGCGGGCGCGACGGCCGTGAGGAATGGGTCGTCGCCTCCGAGTCGCTCGTGCTCGAGAACGCCGGTTTCGAGGTCGTCCGCGATGTCGAGCCCGGGGAGGCCGTGTTCATCACCCTCGACGGCACGCTCCACGCGCAGCAGTGCGCCCGGAACCCGACGCTGGCGCCGTGCTCCTTCGAGTACGTGTACCTCGCCCGTCCCGACTCCGTGATGAACGGCATCTCGGTGTACGAGGCGCGCCTGCGCATGGGCGAGCGCCTCGCCGACACGATCGCGAAGTACACCCCGCACGGGTCGATCGACGTCGTCATGCCGATCCCCGACTCCTCGCGCCCCGCCGCGATGCAGGTCGCGCGCAAGCTCGGCATCGAGTACCGCGAGGGCTTCTACAAGAACCGCTACGTCGGGCGGACGTTCATCATGCCCGGGCAGGCGATCCGCAAGAAGAGCGTTCGCCAGAAGCTCAACGCGATGTCGACGGAGTTCCAGGGCAAGAACGTCCTGCTCATCGACGACTCGATCGTGCGGGGGACGACCAGCCGCGAGATCATCCAGATGGCTCGGGATGCCGGTGCCAAGAGCGTGACGTTCGCGTCGGCGGCCCCGCCGGTGCGCTACCCCCACGTGTACGGCATCAACATGCCGTCGCGCCAGGAGCTCGTCGCCCACGGCCGCACGATCCCGCAGATCGCCGAAGAGCTCGGCTGCGACTACCTCGTGTACCAGGAGGTCGAGGATCTCAAGGCCGCGATCATGGAGGGCACCGACCTCGTCGACCTCGACATGAGCTGCTTCGACGGCCGGTACGTCACCGGCACCGTGTCGGAGGAGTACCTCGCCTGGGTCGAGGGCAGCCAGGAGTCTTGA
- a CDS encoding DUF7218 family protein: MPQGRGSNSLKDPDLYEELRKQGDSKEKAARISNAAAAQGRGKVGARGGRAEDYEDRTVDELKKRAKELGITGYTGKKKAELIEMLRTH; the protein is encoded by the coding sequence ATGCCCCAGGGGCGAGGATCGAACAGCCTGAAGGACCCGGATCTCTACGAGGAGCTGCGGAAGCAGGGCGACTCGAAGGAGAAGGCCGCGCGCATCTCGAACGCCGCCGCCGCGCAAGGACGCGGGAAGGTCGGCGCCCGCGGGGGTCGCGCGGAGGACTACGAGGACCGCACCGTGGACGAGCTGAAGAAGCGGGCGAAGGAACTGGGCATCACCGGGTACACCGGCAAGAAGAAGGCGGAGCTGATCGAGATGCTCCGCACCCACTGA
- a CDS encoding potassium transporter Trk, which yields MAEQPAPERKPLVHEEIVTLRVRRAPKYGVFLAAGAVLGILAALILTFAIDGTDLSPYTNVVYSQLQVFGFTALICVVIGATLGAIAALIFERVVGRKVRDVAVDHERYRH from the coding sequence ATGGCTGAGCAGCCCGCCCCCGAACGCAAGCCCCTCGTGCACGAGGAGATCGTCACGCTGCGCGTGCGGCGCGCCCCGAAGTACGGCGTGTTCTTGGCCGCTGGTGCGGTGCTCGGCATCCTGGCTGCCCTCATCCTCACCTTCGCGATCGACGGCACCGACCTGAGCCCGTACACGAACGTCGTCTACTCGCAGCTGCAGGTCTTCGGGTTCACCGCCCTCATCTGCGTCGTCATCGGCGCGACGCTCGGGGCGATCGCGGCGCTCATCTTCGAGCGCGTCGTGGGTCGGAAGGTCCGCGACGTCGCCGTCGACCACGAGCGCTACCGCCACTGA